In the genome of Vicia villosa cultivar HV-30 ecotype Madison, WI linkage group LG7, Vvil1.0, whole genome shotgun sequence, one region contains:
- the LOC131620731 gene encoding serine/arginine-rich splicing factor SC35-like has translation MSHFGRSGPPDISDTYSLLVLNITFRTTPDDLFPLFDRYGKVVDIFVPKDRRTGESRGFAFVRYKYADEASKAVDRLDGRMVDGREITVQFAKYGPNAERIQKGRIIETSPRSKSSRSRSPSRRRHRDDYRGKDYRRRSRSRSYDRYRGGRDRDYRRRSRSRSASPDYKGRGRGRYDDERRSASPDYKDRGRGRYDDERRGRNRSRSVESRSPARRSPSPRRSPSPKKSISPQRSTSPLNSPRHESPDNRSRDERSLTPRSVSPRGRPDVSPSPSPRNSNGDE, from the exons ATGTCGCACTTCGGAAGATCCGGTCCTCCAGACATCTCCGACACCTACTCTTTGCTCGTCCTCAACATCACTTTTC GTACAACCCCCGACGACCTATTTCCTCTCTTTGACAGATACGGCAAAGTCGTCGACATCTTCGTCCCCAAAGACAGAAG GACTGGTGAGTCGAGAGGTTTTGCTTTCGTGCGTTATAAGTATGCTGATGAGGCTTCCAAGGCTGTTGATAGGCTCGACG GAAGAATGGTGGATGGTCGTGAAATAACTGTGCAGTTTGCTAAATATGGCCCTAATGCTGAGAGGAT TCAGAAAGGAAGGATTATTGAAACATCCCCGAGATCAAAGAGTTCAAGGAGCCGCAGTCCCAGCAGGAGAAG GCACCGTGATGATTACAGAGGCAAGGATTACAGGAGGAGAAGTCGCAGCAGGAGTTATGATAGGTACCGCGGCGGGAGAGACAGGGACTATCGTCGCCGAAGCAGAAGCCGTAGTGCCAGTCCTGATTACAAGGGGCGTGGAAGGGGACGCTATGATGATGAGCGCCGTAGTGCCAGTCCTGATTACAAGGATCGTGGAAGGGGACGCTATGATGATGAGCGCCGTGGTAGAAACCGAAGCAGATCAGTAGAAAG CCGATCCCCTGCCCGGCGAAGTCCTAGTCCAAGAAGGAGCCCTTCTCCTAAAAAGAGTATTTCCCCTCAAAGGAGTACTTCTCCCCTGAATAGTCCACGCCATGAAAGTCCTGATAATCGTAGCCGCGATGAAAGGTCTCTTACTCCTCGAAGTGTCTCACCACGAGGTCGCCCTGATGTTTCCCCAAGCCCATCTCCTCGAAATTCAAATGGTGAT GAGTAA